Genomic DNA from Ciona intestinalis unplaced genomic scaffold, KH HT000103.2, whole genome shotgun sequence:
gtcccatattaccccactataacgataaatatttaaatagtgGATCTAAGAATTTCGGTGTGTTATTGAAGCTTTTGTTACACGAACtttgctgtaaaaaaatacactcaATAAAGGGCCCCTGCAACAaatgttttacacaaaataaaacaaccttatTTGAGTCTTCATCACCGAGTGCTAAGCGACGTAATCTGTCGTTTCGTGTTTCTGTGCTGATACCAACATCGTCGATAACGATGCTCATGTCTTTGATCAGCATATGAGGATTTGGACGTGGAATATCATTCTATATCATTGGAATGtgagttatagtagggtgggggaagatgggacacctttagcacataatatctaaatatcctaatcgtgttctaaacaattgccaacggtcaatggaagtCATGGGcgaatagttttataattccttgagtgttctttatttactactaaatggggcgagaaaatggaggtaaaagatgtcccgtctccccccagcctactgtatatttgaatgaatgaatgtaacttgtaattCACGTGGCTGAAAATTGACAGTCAGAAAAATTGAACTATTGACAGTTATAAAACGGATGCtctgaacccattacctatggtTATAAAGGGAGGGGCGGCAACCattttgccacggcgccagataaacagtacggtgggggaagatgagacacccaTAGCACGTAATAGGAGGTAAATAagacagtatcccatcttaccccgcattattatttatattttattgaatctAGCGTTAACGGTCAAGTTGTATTTGTTCCTAATTATATAAGTGCAAAACAAACTTGCACATTTAATTTCGAGGATAACTGCATGCCTGTACCCTGTATGAGTGTAAGGTGTAAGCTCCGGTTGCTAAATTGTATTCTTACTGTAGAATTGGGGAAATTGGGACATACAAGTACCTATTTCTACATCTTATATCAtcgagttttttaaattattcttaAAAAATCCGCCTTGGTGTGAGTTTTATacagtcgtgagaatactgtcTCATCATCATGTCCCATTCTATCAACAAAAATGCGTAaaagaaagtaaaaatattgttgcactttaccccaccgtactatacaCCAGTTGTCTTGCACATTTCGAtaaattgtatagtagggtggggaaaacgggacaatTTGTCATTTAATATTCTTGtctcttttggtagtaaaaaggatcttttaaagatttatgaaaccgtatcctcacaacttctatataccgttgttaatggtttaaaacacgaacagaatatttggatattatgtgctaaaggtatcccccGTCTTCTCTTAACcgactatatatttatttttaaaaatagtttttttatgcaaacGATTTAAGCACATACTTACATCGTATGGAAAAATCTGTGGCGGTTGTTCACTCTTAGGAACAGGATTCGCTATTtcttttacaaacttttggaaCTTCcactttttatattctttaaaaCTCAAATAGTGTTCGCCAAGTTCATCACTGACGTGAACTCGAATTTTCTGGAAATCAGAAATCGGAGACTTTGTTGATCCTCCTCTTAAATTCTGAAGAATTGAAACGATTTCTTTTTCTTCGTATACGTTTTCACCAAGATCTGATATTATGggttttaatgtatttgtattaatGTTGGTCACTGCTGGTACGTTCTCTACAGTTTGCCATTCTTCCTCGTCCCATTCATCGAGCTTGTTGGTTCGTAACGCTTTTGCTTGTTCGTCGTCCTTTTCTCTTTGTAACAAGTTTTTATGTTGACCATTATAAATCTTGGATACGACACCTTGTTGCAAATACGACgacttttttattgttgccCCTTCCTTGTAAAGCAACGGACGCTTCCTCCACTTTTCAGGCACTTTCCGTTGATTATAATTGTTCGTGTTTTCATTCACTGACACACTATACGACGAATAGACATTGAagcaaatgtaacttgtaaacagcAGGGTGACGACCCAAGATAACAAACTTTTCTGACTTCTTGTACACCTCAGCATTCTGCGCATATACATAGCTAACGAATCGATCTACTCATAACTGGTCAGCCATTCGAATATAAAGCAGATTCTACCCTTGTAAAGCTGCCATATTATAACCCAAAATTTGGCCACAGCACTCTGGTATATATAACAGTTAACTATTACACCGCAAAGCGACAGAGAAAATTGTTTGATAGTTTGCCCTGGGGCCAATATCGAGCTTTAGTTGCAAAGCTTCAAGTTTTGTGATAAAGGTTCGAGTTTCTTCTATTGTGGAATAATCGTTTTCGTGCTAGTTTCTATACCAACAGTCTCGCGCGTGACTTTAATTTATGCAAAGTATTAGTGTCTATACACGCTAACACGTGTTGGGTATATAGCCCATGATTGCATTAACTACCAGATACGTTTTTACGTCTCGCGTGTTGTTTAATACATCACAATAGTTCTTATTAAGGAAACTGACGTCGGTGTTTTGGCATACGTCATAAATCACGTGACGGTAATGCAATaccaaacaaataaactttaaatttaatattggTTGTTGTGTTCAGAGCGCTTTTCTACTTGATTGCGAACATAGGAAATTTACGTTTGAAACTTATACATATACCGTTTGATGTCTGTCTTTTAGAGCACGAATATATCTctccatataaatatatataacatatatatataacgttaccGCCAGGCCGTCGTCAATGTCATTTGTGTATATTTAGATAGTCAATAGACTGTCAGAGCGATTTTTTTCCTGTTACAAATATATCCGGTTTTTGACAAACCCGTTTTTGTTTTGGTCCAAACGCATTCATTATTGTGCAATTAAAACTAGGTAATATACCGtttgttcttttgtttaaaccGTCCAGCAAAAAAACGTGTTCCTGTTGTAAAAACACTTCCCAATACATGGAGGTCACTATGCACTGAATTGACATACAACAATTTGTTCTTTCCTTGCACCATACGCAATATACCGTCCAGCAAAGAATGTGTTACTGTAGTAAACACTTCCCAATAAATACAGGTCGCTTTGGACTTAGTTGACATATAACCCAATTCGACCCCGAGAAGAGAGGTGATGACTGCAGTACACACCACATGCAGTTGAAACAGTTATATGAACATGCTTACGTGTATGGAAAACTAATCGTTAGGTTTTGTTATTATCTGTGGGCAGATTTAACGTCAAAAAACGCTATACTGTACATGTAAATAcgaaaatattgttaagttCGAGTGTATTTTTCTTTTGGTCGGTTTTACTGTGTTATTTATCCAGTGCCGCAAAATAGtaatgtgtgttttattaagaCAGTAAAGAGgtcttttaaaaattcaagGAAAAGTTAGTACTTCGGGTACGATTTAAGTAATTTAAGTTCGCCTATTGCATTTTCACGTATAGTTGGGGTTATATAGTATGCTGATTGTGGGAACGAGGTATGAAAccgaatacccgtgttataacaactgtttttgcTCGAGCACTTGAGAGAAAGTTATACAGTTAGACTGACATGGTTTGTTGATATGCAGAGACAATGTTTACTATACTTGTCTACGTTAAAGCTTTATTTGTtgttaacatttgttttacgCAGAAGCATTACAGTGACGCAGCTTTGATGTTTCCTCGAAGAAATATCACCACATAAACAACAATGATTCCGTTTTTAACTTGtcgtaaaacacaaaaaattaaaatgtggtAAAACAGAAATCTTTGttgtggttttaattttacctgGTTACTTACGTTTGTGATATGTCCTTATATGGTGCTTTGTTTGGTAATACGACTCGACAGTTTTAAATCAGTTTTCTTTTAATGGAACTTCATTAACCAGAAAGATGCGTAAGTCGTCACAACATTTTGCGCACTTCCGACATTAATGCAACGAAGTTACTTCTGCATAGATTTCTATCGTTACTTGTTGCAGTTAGACTATTGTACTACCAACTGTTTAATATGCTagaaatttgaataaatagatCGTAATAGTTTTACGCAATTGCGTGATTGACGTCCTActgttattataaatatagggctatgtttacttttgaatttttaagTGGTTGATGCGGTGTAGCTAAAGGGTGCAGTTTATTACGACGTCCGATTTAGGTCTTGTGTGTTTGTGATAGCACTTTTATTCTAGAAAATAAACGTGTATAATTAGCGACCATATATATGCCTGTACTGTCAATATAAGGAGGTTTTTACGTTATTAGTACGCATAAGAAAGCTGTGgcaaagaattagaaaactgtattctcacgactcctattaatcgttgttgattgtttaaaaagtattttggaTATTAgattctaaaggtgtcccgtcttcccctaccctactatataccgcaacgataaaatatacaatataaccGATTGATATTCATGAATAGATATACCTGTGGCtgtcgggtaagatgggatattggTAGCACCCAAATACCATATTTCAAAGTTGTGGTTTTAACCGTTTTTTGAGTCGCGGGGTtacgggtatataattctgcaaatattctttgtttactacaaaaaaagcaaaatgaaaacacggaatgtcttaccccacactaatATACCATGTATTAGTCCATGCAGCACTGAAAATTTAGagactaaatttaaaatgttgcaaGTGTACATATGTTTGCTATGCATACCACTAGCGTATGGCTATAATGTTGAATCCAGAGAGATATATTCACTTCTGACCGAACCTTCGACACCAGCAAGAGCCAAGCGAGACGTTGAAACTTCTTCAGCATATTTCGGATACAGCTTAGCATTAACTCAATCTGGATCTCCAAGGTATGTAGTATAGAAACTAATTTATTCCAAGATTTTCGCTTTTCTTGCAATATAATTAGCTTTTTTGTGAACGTATGGTTGGGAAAGGTGGGacatttttttgctgtttttattttatatttgtattctcttttctttgttttttttattctctatatatgtttttattatcttttttatgttttattctagtaaaaaaaacaaagaaaagttacaaaattatataaccgtgtcctcgccactatatatataatagggtggggggagatgggacacctttagcacataatatcacaatatcctaatcgtgttttaaacaattaccgacggtttatggaagtcatgaaggtattgttttataattctttgaatgttatttgtttactactaaatggtacgagaaaataaagctaaaagtgtcccatcttcccccaccctactgtagcCTATATGTAAAAACGATGGTAAAGTTAAAAGCGTCGAACAGGAAACATATATGGTATTATGTACTAAcggtatcctatcttaccccacagtactatcaTAGTATACACTTTAGTATACTATGGTACTATACTATAGCAGCTAGTGAGTTCGTTAGATATCGCAAGGGGTAAAGCAATAGGCcaaaatgaaaatgttatGCCTTTCTAGATacatgtacagtagggtggggggagatcgGACTTcttttcagtctattttctctcccatttggtattaaacaaagaacactcaacgaattataaaaccgtctcctcacgactcccattgacctatggttaaaacacgatcattcaggatatttaaatattataatcgTAAGATGTCACATCTGGTCCCACAGGACTTCACATAAGTTTAAAGTTCCcttacatatttatagaatacTCATCGGTGCACCTAGTTTAAAATCCACTGCCGCACTTAACAATACCAACGGGCCAGCCGGAGGAATGTATTTGTGTCCAACGACTCCACAAGCAAACTGTACGAACGTGACACCCACAACCCCACCCCTGCAGGGCAACGATGCGTTTGGATTAGATGTGAATGCTGACCCGACAGGAAATGTTATTGTgagttaatgttttttttataatttttttacacaaaaaaaggtaaaaatataagaGAAAATGATTAGgaatctggtgctacaaaaatgtaaccaacaaaaatcaagtccaaccattgtttttttaaaaaagatatatatagtcGGGTGCGGAgtttgggacaccttttctttctattttctcgtccttggtagtaaacaaagaacattcaaagaaattgtaaaccgtatcctcacaactcccatagagtCATGTCATGTAATAGAAAGCAGTATAATTACACACGTTATATTtggaaaaactaaaatatatcaacAGTAAGGTTGTTAGGAATATTTATTAGTCGTATTGTAGTTTTAAACACGTAGTGTTTTAACCATCTCTTTATAGGGTTGCTCACCTCTGCGACCAACAGTTTGTGAATCTTCTGTGCACAAGCTTGGCTACTGTTATAGTGGCACAAACTATGGACAAAGTTGGAGTGACAAATCTTTTCTTGGCGGAGACGGTGAGTGTTTTATCTTACACTACACTAtagtatgtgtccttgggcaagatacttaacgacaattggtCTAGTGTAGCGGCATAAAAACGGTTATCTGAATTGGTGTCCATAGAAAAAGAGAAATtcgaaacaaaacacttgtgttataaactgcgtcattgccccaccatgcaaggataaagatATGCCCGATAACGTGTTTGCTGTGATTTTATGAGTTGACACGTCTCACGcgtttctgattttttttactgatAACTAGTCAACGTGGCGCAAATATGcacctttttttctaaattagaTAAACGAGTAGTTCTCGTTGTTCATTTAACATCGGAAACGTGGTTGAAccgattttgtttttattttactttggtaaATATGCCCACGTACCTTTATTGCATCAACTTTCATGTATGTTATTAAATCATCATTTAAGACAGCCTATACAGCAGTATGTGGTATGTAGCGATACCGTGGGTCGTTTCACTTGGTAACTCGCGTATATATGAAAGACTCCACAACTCAAAAATGTATTCTTCACTAAGCAGTCAAAAAGTATTCTAACAAATCCTATTTCTGTATGTTATAGTTTGTCCGCCGACACATGTGGACGTTCTCTTTGTTTTGGATAGTTCTGGATCAATTATGGCAAGAGACTTCGCATTACTGCAAGAATGGACAATAAATATCACTCGTTCATTGGATATTGGACCTAACGGAACAGTATCCGTAGGACTTATGCAATTCGCGTAAGTGTGCATGAATGAATCTAACttggtttatcctcgcgtggccggaaaacggcagttgttataacaatggtgttcaatacacctcataccagcttaccagttaccagaaaggttactttgtgggcgatAGATATTAATGTTAAAGCAGATTTTTTATAGCGTAGCTttcatatgaatgaatgtagcttctAAACCCCACGTGGCGGGGCAGCAACagcagtctttataacaccggtgtctTTTTTCCTAAACCTTGTAAAGGATTctacatgtaactttgtcggtgAATATTTTCGTACCGCCAAAATCAAACAACAAATTACCATAATTGAAATGTTTAGTAATATGCTGCATAACGGTACCCAAGAAAATAGCCGTGTAACAAACCAAACATCGGTATTCcataacattattaaaaaagtaagaaaGTTGATTATCATAAAACGAATTATAGCATAATAGGTAAAGaattgttataataaatatagaatgtttttgttagttttaaaaaatgctttaatgTCTTTATTGATAAAAGCTTTTACAAACTCCATATaaacgttatttttatttttgttacatgTTTTAGAGATCCGCAGAGAATCAGTCTCGAGTTTGAAATCGGAACTTTCAACACAAAGGACGAAATAGTGGTAAGTAGTATTAACAAAGACTATTTGCCAGTATTTTAATGTTACGTTTTACGCAGGCGGCAATTCATAACAACACACACCTGAAAGGCAAAACGTTTACTGCGGATGCGCTCAACCAATCTGTTCCAGTTTTTAAGAAGTCCCCCCGCTTCAATGATACATTAACAAAGAAAGTCTTGATTTTCTTCACTGACGGAATGTAAGTGGAAAGatgtttattgcatttttttcttttcttatgcaactaattaaacataaacgtAACTTAGCCATTACCACAAATCTTGGGCACATTGTTaccaaaaaaagaagaaagagTATAATTTTGAGGTAACTAACTTATTCCAAACTACCATTTAGTACTGTGAGTCAAGATAGGACtgctttagtacataatatccaaatatcttaatagtgttttaaacaattaacaaaagtctattggaatcgtgaggattcagttttataattctttgaatattctttgtttacaaccaattgAGATgagaaaattaaatcaaaatgtgtcccattttaccccagcctactatatagatGATTTAAAACACCAGGGTGGTTGAAAACTGTATGATAACATAAATCATGTGACTCAGAGCCACAGACGCGGCCGACGTTCCATATAGTGCGCAATTCGTGAGAGATGCAGGTATTATACCAATAGCTGTCGGCGTTACGCAATCTATTCTTCCAAGTCGAGTCCCTAGAGCTATACGGCAACTACAGGTATATTAACCAACTCATTTTACTTTTCCTACAGTAACACGGCagcaatattaaattataacactTCCTCTAAACCAGAGGTACTGGGATCagggctcatcgctgctatcattgtgagCGTATATGTTCCGTTGAACAAACACTTAACGGTCAATTTTCccacccagtggtcactaatgggttgtccaaattatcagctatacataaaaaaatggaaagatcacccaaaaaatattcacttacaaagtaacaaaaatgACAACTCGTAAGTttgcacgaagtgtatgaacaccagtgttaCAACAACTATCGTTGTTCGACACCAGCAAGATAAAGCAAATTCACTCACTCATTCACCATCGTTTTGTATCATACCCTTCGTGTCCGAAACAAAACATATCCGGAAACTATACACAAAGAAATCTCATGGCATGCATGACACTGTTACATAgattgtgtgtatatatatatatatatatatggtccTGGACG
This window encodes:
- the LOC108950323 gene encoding integrin alpha-D-like isoform X1; amino-acid sequence: MKTRNVLPHTNIPCISPCSTENLETKFKMLQVYICLLCIPLAYGYNVESREIYSLLTEPSTPARAKRDVETSSAYFGYSLALTQSGSPRILIGAPSLKSTAALNNTNGPAGGMYLCPTTPQANCTNVTPTTPPLQGNDAFGLDVNADPTGNVIGCSPLRPTVCESSVHKLGYCYSGTNYGQSWSDKSFLGGDVCPPTHVDVLFVLDSSGSIMARDFALLQEWTINITRSLDIGPNGTVSVGLMQFADPQRISLEFEIGTFNTKDEIVAAIHNNTHLKGKTFTADALNQSVPVFKKSPRFNDTLTKKVLIFFTDGIATDAADVPYSAQFVRDAGIIPIAVGVTQSILPSRVPRAIRQLQTIATGEVGNTERSYVIGKTADLGTIVDEIFQTISGIVLEGNNQQESYISGIARNPTL
- the LOC108950323 gene encoding integrin alpha-D-like isoform X2, which produces MKTRNVLPHTNIPCISPCSTENLETKFKMLQVYICLLCIPLAYGYNVESREIYSLLTEPSTPARAKRDVETSSAYFGYSLALTQSGSPRILIGAPSLKSTAALNNTNGPAGGMYLCPTTPQANCTNVTPTTPPLQGNDAFGLDVNADPTGNVIGCSPLRPTVCESSVHKLGYCYSGTNYGQSWSDKSFLGGDVCPPTHVDVLFVLDSSGSIMARDFALLQEWTINITRSLDIGPNGTVSVGLMQFADPQRISLEFEIGTFNTKDEIVAAIHNNTHLKGKTFTADALNQSVPVFKKSPRFNDTLTKKVLIFFTDGIATDAADVPYSAQFVRDAGIIPIAVGVTQSILPSRVPRAIRQLQTIATGEVGNTERSYVIGKTADLGTIVDEIFQTISGIVLEVSATSGASAPGNN